One window from the genome of Hippoglossus hippoglossus isolate fHipHip1 chromosome 6, fHipHip1.pri, whole genome shotgun sequence encodes:
- the LOC117763245 gene encoding zinc finger MYM-type protein 1-like codes for MSGMYKGLQARIRTLNEKALYVHCKAHCLNLVLVEASKSNKHFVTFFNLVEKLYAFCSGSSKRHAALVRLQQSLHPEGHIVELKRLSDTRWACRDQALKALQRNLEAIMMLFNEICERNPPDLALGDAKMYKNAINFAFILCMEITTPAFEVTALASNALQEESLDHSTAYKLIDGVIHTIQALRSEEKFAEIFQGASEKAEALNIPLPTVVPGQERKRKVPVRFQHSTTASQVSDEIDSVESYYRSNVYYTFIDTLTAELNRRFQGSITGSPTGTIIRSFHSLTVCANWTSTPNPEAEEAVHVLCDFYEENEDQLKTELKVFHSSFPSKNLQEILAIVEENTGQLIFPTFVKMVRIYATLPVTTASVERSFSKLKIIKNRLRSLCGEERLSDLLLLAIEQDLII; via the exons ATGAGTGGCATGTACAAAGGTCTTCAAGCCAGAATACGCACACTCAATGAGAAGGCCCTCTATGTGCACTGCAAAGCACACTGCCTGAACTTGGTCCTGGTGGAAGCCTCAAAGTCAAATAAGCACTTTGTGACCTTCTTCAACCTCGTGGAGAAGCTGTATGCCTTTTGCAGTGGCTCCTCAAAGCGCCATGCTGCTTTAGTTAGATTGCAGCAGTCACTGCATCCAGAGGGACACATTGTGGAGCTCAAGAGGCTGTCAGATACCCGTTGGGCTTGCAGGGACCAAGCACTGAAGGCCCTTCAGAGAAATCTGGAAGCTATAATGATGCTCTTCAATGAGATCTGTGAAAGAAATCCACCTGACCTGGCCCTAGGGGAtgcaaaaatgtacaaaaatgcGATTAACTTCGCATTCATCCTCTGCATGGAAATCACCACCCCAGCATTTGAAGTCACTGCTCTTGCATCAAACGCTCTGCAAGAAGAAAGCCTGGACCACTCCACAGCCTACAAGCTAATTGATGGTGTAATTCACACAATACAAGCATTAAGGTCTGAGGAGAAGTTTGCCGAGATATTTCAAGGTGCGTCAGAGAAGGCAGAGGCTCTCAACATTCCTTTACCTACTGTTGTGCCTGGTCAGGAGAGGAAACGGAAAGTGCCAGTGCGTTTCCAACACAGCACAACTGCATCGCAAGTGAGTGATGAGATTGACTCTGTGGAGTCATACTACAGGTCGAATGTGTACTACACATTTATTGATACCTTGACTGCGGAGCTCAACAGGAGATTCCAGGGGAGCATCACTGGAAGTCCAACTGGCACAATCATACGGTCCTTCCACTCTCTAACAGTGTGTGCCAACTGGACAAGCACCCCAAACccagaggcagaggaagctgtCCATGTTCTTTGCGACTTCTATGAGGAAAATGAGGACCAGCTGAAGACAGAGCTAAAGGTGTTCCACTCCAGCTTTCCCTCGAAGAACCTGCAAGAAATCCTTGCCATTGTGGAGGAGAACACTGGCCAGCTCATCTTTCCAACATTTGTGAAGATGGTAAGGATCTATGCAACACTGCCAGTGACAACAGCTTCAGTGGAAAGATCCTTTTCAAAACTGAAGATAATAAAGAACAGGCTCAGGAGTCTCTGTGGGGAAGAAAGACTCTCCGACCTTCTCCTGCTTGCCATTGAGCAAGA tttgattatttaa